The Dehalogenimonas lykanthroporepellens BL-DC-9 genome includes a window with the following:
- a CDS encoding ribosomal protein L34 (KEGG: deg:DehalGT_0880 ribosomal protein L34~TIGRFAM: ribosomal protein L34~PFAM: ribosomal protein L34): MPKRTYQPKKVPRKREHGFMARMATRGGRNVLKNRRAKGRTRLTVV, encoded by the coding sequence ATGCCCAAAAGGACATATCAACCGAAAAAAGTGCCCCGCAAACGCGAGCACGGGTTTATGGCGAGGATGGCTACCCGCGGCGGTCGCAACGTACTGAAAAACCGGAGAGCCAAAGGACGGACGCGCCTGACGGTA
- a CDS encoding ribosomal protein S18 (KEGG: dev:DhcVS_915 ribosomal protein S18~TIGRFAM: ribosomal protein S18~PFAM: ribosomal protein S18): protein MAFIRNAGTRPQGRPGGRFGRGRFQARRKVCAFCADKNLVIDYKDTARLSRYISERGKINPRRRSGTCAKHQRALANAIKQARMIALLPFVPEHIRVSGTSWTVSPGVPVAVAPETKTTPEASPAEAVDAGKDDETAVATQPAEALTEGEAQA, encoded by the coding sequence TTGGCTTTTATTAGAAATGCAGGAACGAGGCCTCAAGGCCGGCCCGGCGGCAGATTCGGTCGGGGAAGATTCCAGGCGCGACGCAAGGTGTGCGCTTTCTGCGCCGACAAGAATCTGGTCATCGATTACAAGGATACCGCCCGTCTGAGCCGATATATTTCGGAGCGGGGCAAGATCAATCCCAGGCGACGCAGTGGCACCTGCGCCAAGCATCAGCGGGCCCTGGCCAATGCCATCAAACAAGCCCGGATGATAGCTCTATTGCCTTTTGTGCCGGAGCATATTCGTGTGTCCGGTACCAGCTGGACGGTCAGCCCTGGTGTCCCGGTAGCCGTGGCGCCGGAGACGAAAACGACCCCCGAAGCCAGCCCCGCCGAAGCGGTCGATGCCGGTAAAGACGATGAAACAGCGGTTGCCACCCAACCTGCCGAAGCTTTGACCGAGGGTGAAGCCCAGGCCTGA
- a CDS encoding single-strand binding protein (KEGG: det:DET1045 single-strand binding protein~TIGRFAM: single-strand binding protein~PFAM: single-strand binding protein/Primosomal replication protein n) has product MASLNKVMIIGNVGVEPEMRFTPSGHPVTSFRVATNRRYQSGEGETKEETEWFSVVAWNKLAEQCNQFVTKGRLVYVEGRLQTRSWDGQDGQKHYRTEVVASSVMPLDRRPPGGGTDNSGSETSGDISPDDLPF; this is encoded by the coding sequence ATGGCAAGTCTCAACAAAGTCATGATAATCGGTAACGTCGGTGTGGAACCCGAGATGAGGTTCACCCCTTCAGGCCATCCGGTAACTTCATTCAGAGTCGCCACCAATCGGAGGTATCAGTCCGGCGAAGGGGAAACGAAAGAAGAGACCGAATGGTTCAGCGTGGTTGCCTGGAACAAGCTGGCTGAACAGTGTAATCAATTCGTTACCAAAGGACGGTTGGTTTACGTTGAAGGGCGTCTGCAGACCCGAAGCTGGGACGGACAGGATGGCCAGAAGCATTATCGGACCGAAGTTGTGGCCAGTTCCGTTATGCCGCTGGACCGGCGCCCTCCGGGCGGCGGGACCGATAACTCCGGAAGTGAGACCAGTGGCGACATCAGTCCGGACGACCTTCCGTTTTAG
- a CDS encoding ribosomal protein S6 (KEGG: deg:DehalGT_0883 ribosomal protein S6~TIGRFAM: ribosomal protein S6~PFAM: Ribosomal protein S6, bacterial-like), with protein sequence MTDLLRNRTEPVNNYELVVIYRQEMSQEKLDSAVKFITDAITSSGGAVEAVDKWGKRKLAYPIKQQLEGVYILFKFQAGSSLIRKISDELRISENVLRHMAIRPGA encoded by the coding sequence ATGACCGACCTGTTGCGGAATCGCACCGAACCGGTCAACAACTATGAGCTGGTTGTAATTTATCGTCAGGAGATGTCCCAGGAAAAACTGGATAGTGCCGTGAAATTCATCACCGACGCGATTACCTCAAGCGGCGGCGCCGTAGAGGCAGTCGATAAATGGGGCAAGCGCAAACTGGCCTATCCCATCAAACAACAGCTTGAAGGGGTTTATATATTGTTCAAGTTCCAGGCCGGTTCTTCCCTGATTCGGAAGATTTCCGATGAGCTTAGAATCTCGGAAAACGTACTGCGTCATATGGCCATCCGGCCAGGCGCCTAA